In the Corynebacterium gerontici genome, one interval contains:
- a CDS encoding nucleotide sugar dehydrogenase, which produces MATEARGKAVVIGQGYVGLPVAVCAAEVGWNVAGIDLDQRKVGMLQQGQSPVEDITDARLQAIQDAGRYEASTSYEAARNFDVAVISVPTPLRETRPDLSFIEDAGRALAPYVSKGSTVILESTTYPGTTEELLIPILEECSGLKAGVDFYVGYSPERIDPGNTRYGLKETPKVVSGIDEDSLEKVQGFFDSFIERTVPVSGTREAELTKLLENTFRHVNIALVNELAQFAGQLGIDVWEAIDAAATKPFGFMKFTPGPGVGGHCLPIDPSYLSWQVESQLGHPFRFVDLANDINNHMPDYVVQRVQDLLNDEERSLKGSTVMLAGVAYKPNTGDVREAPSLRIIELLQARGARVVAADPFVPEHLWPKGVERWELGQASEANVVVVINDHDGFDLSELSTIGVPVFDTRNIVPASDSVTRL; this is translated from the coding sequence ATGGCGACTGAGGCACGCGGCAAAGCCGTGGTGATTGGCCAAGGTTACGTTGGTTTGCCGGTGGCGGTATGCGCCGCTGAAGTTGGCTGGAACGTGGCCGGCATTGATTTGGATCAGCGCAAAGTTGGCATGCTGCAGCAGGGACAATCCCCAGTCGAGGACATCACAGACGCCCGCTTGCAGGCGATTCAAGATGCGGGGCGCTATGAGGCGTCGACAAGCTATGAAGCGGCAAGGAACTTCGACGTTGCTGTTATCTCCGTGCCCACCCCACTGCGGGAAACCCGACCCGATTTGAGCTTCATTGAGGACGCCGGACGTGCGCTGGCGCCCTATGTGAGCAAGGGGTCTACCGTCATCCTGGAATCCACCACTTACCCAGGCACGACTGAGGAACTGCTCATCCCCATTCTGGAGGAATGCTCCGGGCTGAAAGCGGGAGTGGATTTCTATGTGGGCTATTCTCCTGAGCGCATCGATCCGGGCAATACCCGCTATGGCCTCAAAGAGACGCCCAAAGTGGTGTCCGGTATCGACGAAGATTCGCTGGAGAAGGTGCAGGGGTTCTTTGATAGCTTCATCGAGCGCACCGTGCCCGTATCGGGTACACGCGAGGCGGAGCTGACCAAGTTGCTGGAAAACACCTTCCGACATGTGAATATAGCGCTGGTCAATGAGCTCGCGCAGTTTGCAGGGCAGCTCGGCATCGACGTGTGGGAGGCCATCGACGCCGCCGCCACGAAGCCCTTTGGATTTATGAAGTTCACCCCAGGGCCTGGAGTCGGTGGACACTGCCTGCCCATTGATCCCTCCTACCTTTCCTGGCAGGTGGAATCCCAGCTTGGGCACCCGTTCCGCTTTGTGGATCTGGCCAATGACATCAACAATCACATGCCTGATTATGTGGTGCAGCGAGTTCAGGATCTGCTCAACGATGAAGAACGATCACTCAAAGGCTCCACCGTCATGCTCGCCGGTGTGGCATACAAGCCCAATACTGGCGACGTGCGTGAAGCGCCCTCGCTGCGCATCATCGAGTTGCTGCAAGCCCGCGGTGCCCGAGTAGTGGCGGCCGACCCATTCGTACCCGAGCACCTCTGGCCTAAAGGTGTGGAGCGCTGGGAGCTGGGGCAGGCTAGTGAAGCCAATGTTGTGGTCGTGATTAATGACCACGATGGTTTTGACCTTTCTGAACTTTCCACCATCGGTGTGCCGGTGTTTGATACCCGCAACATTGTGCCTGCCAGCGATTCGGTGACGCGCCTATGA
- a CDS encoding nucleoside-diphosphate sugar epimerase/dehydratase: MKNFAWRRMLLDVMMWMPAILAAIWLRLDFDPIVIHLGHSYWPLIMAVIMISHGALGWAFGVYRRGGENNVHISRTNVILAAAAALIAGVLGFVVAVALYPNSGMPRTVPMLAAPIVVCLVLFLRATEMLVAQVREQGREPVVLYGATQLGRHFIAQLAESEHSEFIVKAVLDDDPQRRGGLIHGMRVRGGLDDLLQVAEKTGAETLVIADSGLSDLTMDRIREAAREAQLRVLAVPSMAHMEGLSLGNLEDIDVSKFMDREQATLDKQGIRGIIEGKRVLVTGAGGSIGSELCRQVYRFGPAKLFMLDRDEGGLHHTQLSLTGKALLDDDTVILADIRDEENIRELFEQLRPEVVIHAAALKHQPLLERYPDQAWKTNVLGTEFVLRAAEACGAAIVVNVSTDKAANPCCVLGDSKRVAERLTAARAHDGASGRWVSVRFGNVLGSRGSVVETFMGQIKRGNSLTITDPSVRRYFMTIPEAAQLVLQAALVGRSGETLVLDMGEPMFIEDLARGLMSMAGRNDLGIVYTGLRPGEKMSEELFDDRETATHGDRHPLVSEVSVEPLNALPEGENVGELMRQYARAEQQLGAH, from the coding sequence ATGAAAAATTTCGCCTGGAGGCGAATGCTCCTCGATGTGATGATGTGGATGCCCGCCATTCTTGCGGCAATCTGGTTACGCCTAGATTTCGATCCGATTGTTATCCACCTTGGTCACTCCTACTGGCCCCTCATCATGGCGGTGATCATGATCTCCCACGGTGCTTTGGGCTGGGCTTTCGGCGTGTATCGCCGAGGTGGAGAAAATAACGTCCACATCAGCCGCACCAATGTCATTCTTGCGGCGGCTGCAGCGCTGATCGCCGGTGTGCTTGGCTTTGTCGTGGCGGTGGCGTTGTACCCCAATTCGGGTATGCCCCGAACCGTGCCGATGCTCGCGGCACCGATCGTCGTGTGCCTGGTGCTCTTCTTGCGCGCCACGGAAATGTTGGTGGCGCAGGTGCGGGAGCAGGGCCGGGAACCGGTGGTCCTTTATGGCGCTACCCAGCTTGGCCGTCACTTCATTGCCCAGCTCGCAGAATCTGAACATTCAGAGTTCATTGTTAAGGCTGTCTTGGATGACGATCCGCAGCGTCGAGGCGGCCTGATCCACGGCATGCGCGTGCGTGGTGGGCTCGATGATCTGCTCCAGGTAGCGGAGAAAACCGGCGCGGAAACCCTTGTGATTGCGGATTCTGGACTCAGTGATCTGACCATGGACCGGATCCGCGAGGCTGCGCGTGAAGCGCAATTGAGGGTGCTCGCGGTGCCTTCCATGGCGCACATGGAGGGCTTATCGCTTGGTAATCTCGAAGACATTGACGTGTCCAAGTTCATGGATCGCGAGCAGGCCACTCTGGATAAGCAAGGTATTCGCGGCATCATTGAAGGTAAGCGAGTGCTGGTGACCGGCGCTGGCGGTTCCATCGGTTCTGAGCTTTGCCGCCAGGTGTACCGCTTCGGCCCGGCCAAGTTGTTCATGCTGGACCGCGATGAGGGCGGGTTGCACCATACGCAACTCTCGCTCACCGGCAAAGCGTTGTTGGACGATGACACGGTGATTTTGGCGGATATTCGCGATGAAGAAAATATCCGCGAGTTGTTTGAGCAGCTTCGGCCTGAGGTGGTCATCCACGCGGCGGCCTTGAAGCATCAGCCACTGCTCGAGCGCTATCCCGATCAGGCTTGGAAGACGAATGTGCTGGGTACGGAGTTTGTGCTGCGCGCTGCCGAAGCCTGTGGCGCCGCAATCGTGGTGAACGTCTCTACTGACAAAGCGGCGAATCCCTGCTGCGTGTTGGGTGATTCTAAGCGCGTTGCTGAGCGCCTTACTGCCGCCCGCGCGCACGATGGTGCCTCTGGGCGTTGGGTTTCGGTGCGTTTTGGCAACGTGCTGGGTTCGCGCGGATCCGTGGTTGAGACCTTCATGGGCCAAATCAAGCGCGGCAATTCTTTGACGATCACTGATCCATCGGTGCGTCGCTATTTCATGACGATTCCGGAGGCCGCACAGCTCGTATTGCAGGCGGCGCTCGTGGGACGGTCCGGGGAAACGTTGGTGCTGGATATGGGTGAGCCGATGTTCATTGAGGATCTTGCGCGCGGGTTGATGTCTATGGCGGGGCGCAATGATTTGGGCATCGTCTACACGGGCCTTCGCCCAGGGGAAAAGATGTCGGAAGAGCTTTTCGACGACCGCGAGACCGCCACCCACGGCGACCGCCACCCTCTGGTGAGCGAAGTATCCGTGGAGCCACTGAATGCCTTGCCCGAAGGAGAAAACGTGGGCGAACTGATGCGACAGTACGCCCGCGCTGAACAACAGCTAGGAGCACACTAA
- a CDS encoding polysaccharide biosynthesis tyrosine autokinase, with protein sequence MRELAMLVGALRRKWWVIFLTAVIIAGVVGGWGTLRQQEYRASARLTVTMTGEASSSGGGSYQSNLAAETRIASYVELVRSNLVLDPVSEQTGMTVGQLRGMVGAAGIKNTVLFDVSATAKSPDQASKVARALADVYPKVIEELETPKWGPEGPPVVFDENGKPIQFRTGPQAFATVVSDNTENPGIVPPTRTQMIALGLFIGIIAGLLMGILADLVDRRVRRVDEFINLAPGVPMLGEVPQSRSRGEKKGVLLDFRSGHSASAEAIRSARTSLSFVGGDRDSRVFLITSALPGEGKTFVSANISRAYAEAGNRVLAIGADLRSPKIGAAFEVPEDVGLSNVLAGQVDIEDVVFPGGESEPDVVPSGPTPPNPSELLSSKRMQAVIDWGREHYDIIIIDTPPVDAVTDAVVLAPAVDAVVLVARVNVVTRTALARTLENLSIANVKPSGVIVNGVRTGSSSGYGKYGYGYGYGNQPSSTDATKAAVAQNKMLAESPAPSQPEQSLRSAGDTAERDGAQR encoded by the coding sequence TAATCATCGCCGGAGTCGTCGGTGGCTGGGGCACACTGCGGCAGCAGGAATATCGCGCAAGCGCGCGTCTCACGGTCACCATGACTGGCGAGGCCTCAAGCTCCGGGGGAGGGTCTTATCAATCTAACCTCGCCGCGGAAACGCGCATTGCTTCTTATGTAGAGCTCGTCCGTTCCAACCTTGTGCTCGACCCTGTGTCCGAGCAAACCGGCATGACGGTAGGCCAGCTCCGCGGCATGGTCGGCGCCGCTGGCATAAAGAACACGGTGCTTTTCGACGTCTCCGCTACCGCGAAATCTCCCGACCAGGCATCGAAGGTGGCTCGTGCCCTCGCTGACGTCTACCCCAAGGTGATTGAAGAACTCGAAACGCCGAAGTGGGGTCCGGAAGGCCCGCCCGTCGTCTTTGATGAAAACGGCAAGCCCATCCAATTCCGCACCGGGCCCCAAGCCTTCGCCACTGTGGTGTCGGATAACACCGAGAATCCCGGCATTGTGCCACCCACCCGCACGCAGATGATCGCACTTGGCCTGTTCATCGGCATTATCGCCGGTTTGCTCATGGGCATCCTTGCGGACTTGGTTGACCGCCGCGTGCGCCGCGTCGACGAGTTCATCAACCTGGCTCCTGGTGTGCCGATGCTTGGTGAGGTTCCCCAGTCGCGCTCCCGTGGTGAAAAGAAGGGTGTACTCCTGGACTTCCGTTCTGGTCATTCAGCATCGGCCGAGGCGATCCGTAGTGCCAGGACCTCGCTGAGCTTCGTGGGCGGCGACCGCGATTCCCGAGTCTTCCTCATCACCTCGGCATTGCCCGGTGAAGGTAAGACATTCGTGTCCGCCAACATTTCCCGCGCATACGCGGAGGCCGGCAACCGAGTGCTCGCCATCGGTGCGGATCTGCGCTCACCGAAGATCGGCGCAGCCTTCGAGGTGCCGGAAGACGTGGGGCTTTCCAACGTGCTCGCAGGCCAGGTGGACATCGAAGATGTGGTGTTCCCAGGGGGCGAATCCGAACCGGACGTTGTGCCCTCCGGGCCCACCCCGCCGAACCCGTCTGAGTTGCTGTCCAGCAAGCGCATGCAGGCAGTGATCGACTGGGGACGGGAGCACTACGACATCATCATTATCGATACACCTCCGGTAGATGCTGTCACCGACGCCGTCGTGCTGGCACCGGCGGTGGACGCCGTGGTCTTGGTGGCTCGCGTCAATGTTGTTACACGCACCGCACTCGCGCGCACCCTGGAGAACCTCTCCATCGCCAACGTCAAGCCTTCTGGTGTGATTGTTAACGGTGTGCGCACCGGCAGTAGCTCAGGCTATGGCAAATACGGCTACGGATATGGTTACGGCAATCAGCCAAGTTCCACTGATGCCACGAAGGCAGCAGTTGCGCAAAACAAGATGCTGGCGGAATCCCCGGCACCGTCGCAGCCCGAGCAGTCTCTCCGCAGCGCTGGCGACACCGCTGAGCGCGACGGCGCTCAGCGCTAA
- a CDS encoding polysaccharide biosynthesis protein, with protein MTKQSEYDGRTVLVTGGTGSFGHTVVERILNTEAKEVRVFSRDEAKQDAMRHRLGDDRVSYVIGDVRDAGSLHRAMRGVDHVFHAAALKQVPSCEFFPDQAVATNVLGSQNVLEAAETSGVRSVVCLSTDKAVYPVNAMGMSKALMEKVARAHARRVGGAETTVSCVRYGNVMYSRGSVIPLFVNQIREGKELTLTEPRMTRFMMTLAESVDLVERAFRLGKDGDIFIQKAPATTVGDLAEVMCELFNVPANIKTIGVRHGEKLHETLATREELAFAEDLGTHLRLPVDNRGLNYEQFVDRGVAGLETDQDFDSDLVERMSHKQLAAKLLEVPELRGDLRAAGRDIDKLDARFGVDATQLVGDPSREKGTWK; from the coding sequence ATGACCAAGCAATCTGAATACGACGGCCGCACCGTGCTCGTGACCGGCGGCACCGGCAGCTTCGGGCACACCGTGGTTGAGCGCATCCTCAACACTGAGGCCAAGGAAGTGCGCGTGTTCTCCCGCGACGAGGCCAAGCAGGACGCCATGCGCCATCGCCTCGGCGATGATCGCGTTAGTTACGTCATCGGCGACGTCCGCGACGCCGGCTCGCTCCATCGGGCAATGCGCGGAGTGGATCACGTGTTCCACGCTGCCGCTTTGAAGCAGGTGCCGAGCTGTGAGTTCTTCCCCGACCAGGCCGTTGCCACCAATGTGCTCGGCTCCCAGAACGTGCTTGAGGCCGCCGAAACCTCAGGCGTTCGCAGCGTGGTGTGCCTTTCCACCGATAAGGCCGTGTACCCGGTGAACGCGATGGGCATGTCCAAGGCGCTCATGGAGAAGGTGGCCAGGGCGCATGCGCGCCGGGTCGGTGGCGCGGAAACCACGGTGAGCTGCGTGCGCTACGGCAACGTGATGTATTCGCGCGGTTCGGTCATCCCGCTGTTTGTGAACCAGATCCGCGAGGGCAAAGAGCTCACCCTCACCGAGCCACGCATGACTCGTTTCATGATGACCCTGGCGGAGTCAGTTGATTTGGTGGAGCGCGCGTTCCGCCTGGGCAAAGACGGTGATATTTTCATCCAGAAGGCCCCTGCCACCACAGTTGGTGATTTGGCCGAGGTAATGTGCGAGCTTTTTAATGTCCCCGCGAACATCAAAACCATCGGTGTCCGCCACGGTGAGAAACTGCACGAAACACTGGCTACCCGCGAGGAACTCGCCTTCGCTGAGGACCTGGGTACACATCTGCGCCTGCCCGTGGACAACCGTGGATTGAACTATGAGCAGTTCGTTGATCGCGGCGTTGCAGGCCTGGAAACGGATCAAGATTTCGATTCAGATCTCGTGGAGCGCATGAGCCACAAGCAGCTTGCAGCGAAGCTGCTTGAAGTGCCGGAATTGCGCGGCGACTTGCGAGCAGCAGGCCGCGACATCGACAAACTCGACGCCCGCTTTGGGGTGGACGCAACCCAGCTCGTGGGTGACCCGAGCCGTGAGAAAGGAACCTGGAAATAA
- a CDS encoding glycosyltransferase produces the protein MSKPTVIDTAGATAGGARRFLLELQDYLQRHPREDVRLIGGDRLSSKWLLEREWHARGARKIALNNASFFGPFGERTVLLRNALHFASEEEFSQLGYTPSDHMRKQIPIIRALAHRADRIVVPCTAMAERVAEHTPKLQQRIEVRMHPVSPRGWAQVQPEGDLILVPIVPQSYKRLDLHVPALLQAVEGTRTKVVVTASVGDIPEADGHPNYQPIGLMPAEDLAIWWGKAKAIFFPPTLESFGYALAEARCGGRAVIAPDTSQNREIAGGALCAYGKEHSLADAARRALEADISADPGPLDPDAYFEWLLEC, from the coding sequence ATGAGCAAGCCAACGGTGATTGATACCGCGGGCGCCACCGCCGGTGGTGCGAGGCGTTTCCTGCTAGAACTGCAGGACTATTTGCAGCGCCACCCGCGCGAAGATGTGCGTCTCATTGGCGGCGATCGCTTGTCATCCAAGTGGCTACTGGAACGCGAATGGCATGCCCGCGGGGCGAGGAAAATCGCGTTGAACAACGCCTCCTTCTTCGGTCCCTTCGGCGAGCGCACGGTGTTGTTGCGCAACGCGCTGCATTTTGCCAGTGAGGAAGAGTTTTCGCAGCTTGGCTATACGCCAAGTGATCACATGCGCAAACAAATCCCCATCATTCGCGCGCTGGCGCACCGAGCGGATCGCATTGTCGTGCCCTGCACCGCGATGGCCGAGCGCGTGGCCGAACACACCCCAAAATTGCAACAGCGCATCGAGGTTCGCATGCACCCAGTCTCACCCCGTGGCTGGGCCCAGGTGCAGCCCGAGGGTGATCTGATCCTGGTGCCGATCGTGCCGCAGTCTTATAAGCGCCTCGACCTGCACGTTCCCGCGCTGCTGCAAGCCGTGGAAGGGACGCGGACGAAGGTGGTTGTTACCGCCTCTGTGGGGGATATCCCCGAGGCCGACGGACACCCGAACTACCAGCCCATCGGGCTCATGCCAGCGGAAGACCTTGCCATATGGTGGGGAAAAGCCAAGGCAATTTTCTTCCCGCCGACGCTGGAATCATTCGGCTACGCGCTGGCAGAAGCCCGCTGCGGTGGCCGCGCTGTCATTGCGCCCGACACGTCCCAAAATCGCGAGATCGCTGGTGGGGCACTGTGCGCCTACGGCAAGGAACATTCGCTTGCCGACGCCGCACGTCGCGCACTCGAAGCGGACATCAGCGCAGACCCCGGTCCCTTGGACCCAGATGCCTATTTTGAATGGTTGCTGGAGTGCTAG